A stretch of DNA from Granulicella pectinivorans:
GCTCCACCAAGCACCCGGTCCCACCCATCGTGCAGCACCACATTCGTACTCTTGCCGCTGCGCTGAGCGCGCCGAATCCCGGCCTTTACCCGCTCCTCCAGCACCCTCGCGGTGTACGGGTTCCAATCACCCACAATCACGTTCCACTGCACTGGGACCATACCCAACTCCCGCGCATACCGGACCACATAAGGCCGACGAGCCCCATGCGGAGCCCGAAAGTACCGCACCGGTTCTCCGAGCACATCCTCAATGACCTTGTTGCACCCCGCGAGCTCCTCGCGAATCCGCGCATGCGTCTGGATGTGCAGCCACGGATGGGTCATCGTGTGATTTCCCACGATATGCCCCGCCGCCCGGATGGCCCGCACCACCTCCGGCTGCTGCTTTACAAACCCGCCGATCACAAAGAACGTAGCCTTCGCCTGATGCCTGGCCAACACATCCAGCAGACGCATCGTCGTATCGCCGTTGGGCCCGTCGTCGAAGGTCAGCGCCACCTCGTTCGGATCGTTCCCCGCGATCAGTGTCTGCCCAAAAAGCTGCGACCCCGCCGAGAGAGCTCCGTACGTCCCCAGTCCTCCCGCCGCGACGGCCACCCCCGCCACGGCTCCCGCGATGCCCAGCATTACTTTGCCTTCTTCAGCAGCTCGAGAACCTCTTCCGCGTGTCCAGCCGGCTTCACATCCGGATAGATATGCAGCAGCTTCTGCCCCTCGCCCTTATCCGCCGAGATGATGTAGGTCGTTCTCTTCACGCCCTTCACGATCTTGCCGTACATGTTCTTCGGTTGAACCAGATCGTACCGGTTGATCAGCTCCATCTCCGGATCCGCAAGCAGCATGTAGGGCAGGGAATACTTGGTCTGGAACTTCTTCTGCGCCTTCACGTCGTCGCGCGAGATCCCAAGCACGACAGCTCCAGCCGCCTTCAGCTTCTCGAACGTATCGCGGAAGCCGCATGCTTCAATCGTGCAGCCCGGTGTATCCGCGCGAGGATAGAAGAACAGCACCACCGGAGAGTTCTTGAAATCGGAGAGCGACACCGTCTCGCCATCCTGGTTTTGAAGCGTGAAATCCTCAACGATATCGCCAG
This window harbors:
- a CDS encoding peroxiredoxin translates to MAMQAGDIVEDFTLQNQDGETVSLSDFKNSPVVLFFYPRADTPGCTIEACGFRDTFEKLKAAGAVVLGISRDDVKAQKKFQTKYSLPYMLLADPEMELINRYDLVQPKNMYGKIVKGVKRTTYIISADKGEGQKLLHIYPDVKPAGHAEEVLELLKKAK
- a CDS encoding polysaccharide deacetylase family protein — protein: MLGIAGAVAGVAVAAGGLGTYGALSAGSQLFGQTLIAGNDPNEVALTFDDGPNGDTTMRLLDVLARHQAKATFFVIGGFVKQQPEVVRAIRAAGHIVGNHTMTHPWLHIQTHARIREELAGCNKVIEDVLGEPVRYFRAPHGARRPYVVRYARELGMVPVQWNVIVGDWNPYTARVLEERVKAGIRRAQRSGKSTNVVLHDGWDRVLGGADRLPTVEMVDTLLTRCAERRIRMVGVDAWG